CATGAAAAATCGGCATACAAACAAGGTTGCCTTCGTCTACTTCCCAATCACCCCATCCGGCGGCCACCGCCTGCTTGAGTACCTCTACGTAGTTATGATTGGTCAGCTGGACGCCCTTAGGATACCCTGTCGTACCACTCGTGTAGAGTTGGATAACGTCATTTTCCGGTGCCTGAGATAAGTCAGGAGCCTTTGCCTCATGACTATCGCGCCACTCCTTATAAGAAGGCCAGGCGGCGTGACCACCATCCATGGCGATAATCGTCCGCAAATCAGGGCAGCCGCCCTTTATTCCCTCGATCAATTCATAATACTCAGCGCCGACAAACAAGATTTCCGCTTTGGCATCCTTGAGCACATAGGCCACTTCCTTTGGGGCCAAACGCCAGTTCACCCCGACAATGACCGTATTAGAAAGAGCAGACCCCGCCAATACCTCAAAGTAAGAGTCCGAATTCTTGCCCATGAACCCGACACGGGTATCCGGCTTGCACCCCTCGGCTATCATTCCCTGAGCAACCCGACACCCATAATCATAGAGTTCTTTGTAGGTCGTCTCCTGCCCCTCAAAAATCTGAGCAATAGCATCGGGGTTTTTATCCGCCTGCACGCGAAAAATATCTGCTACGGAATGCACTCGGTCAAAGTCAATCATGAAGCCCTCTCCTCTTTAGCTTACCTCTTTGGCTTTAAGTTTACCCAGATTGAAGCGTCTGACAAGCATGGACTGTGATTGTAAAGACTCCCGCGACGTAAAGCGCACTTTTTCGCGCATTGTCTGAATTATTACATAAAGCACTGCCATAATAATAACCGGCCAGAAACAAATTCCCGCACGACATTTGATCTCGCTACACCCAAAGTTTATGATCTCCAATCAGACCTGTACGCCACAAGACAAGGACACAACCATGACCGCTTACCGGAACAAACTACGCTTTGGCGCTTTTATCGCACCCTTCCATGCTCTTGATGAAAACCCAACTCTCGCCATGGAACGCGATATGCAGCTGGTTGAGTGGATGGATACGCTAGGCTACGACGAAGCGTGGATTGGCGAACATCATTCCGCCGGTTTTGAGACCATTGCCTCGCCGGAAGTGTTTATCGCAGCGGGGGCCGAGCGCACACGTCATATTCGCCTTGGCACGGGTGTTTCTTCATTGCCCTATCACCATCCCCTCATACTGGCGGACCGCATTAACCAACTCGACCACATGACACGCGGACGCACCATGTTTGGCGTCGGGCCCGGCGCTCTGCCATCAGATGCCTTTATGATGGGTATAGACGTACAAAAACAGCGCGACATGATGGATGAAGCCATTCGGGTTCTGGTGCCTCTCTTGCGGGGCGAGACGGTCACCGCAAAAACCGACTGGTTTGAACTCAAGGAAGCCCGTCTTCAGATGACGCCCTACAGCCGTCCGCATATAGAAATAGCAGTTGCCAGCATGGTTTCTCCCTCCGGTGCGCGGGCAGCCGGCCATTTTGGTCTTGGGCTTTTGTCAATCGGCGCTACCACCGCAGGCGGCTTTAACGCGTTGGCCTCTAACTGGAACATCGCCGAAGACATGGCAAAAGAAAATGCCGCGGCCATGGATCGTAACGCATGGCGTCTTGTGGGGCCCGTGCATATTGCGGAAAGCAACGAACAGGCACGAAAAAATGTGCGTTTTGGTCTGGAAAAATGGTTGGCCTACTTCCGCGATGTGGCAGCCCTGCCTCTGGCTCCCACCGATGGTGACGACCCGATAGATGCTCTGATTGAGTCGGGCCTAGCAGTGATTGGTACGCCGGATGATTGCATAGCCCAGCTTAAGCGGTTGGAAGAAGCATCCGGCGGCTTTGGGTGTTTTCTCCAGATGAGCCATAATTGGGCGGACTTTGAGGCCACCAAACGCTCCTACGAACTCATTGCACGTTATGTCATGCCGGCCTTCCAGTCGCAAAATGACACCCGGCAAGCCAGTTACAACTGGGCAGGAGAAAATCACGACACCTTCACAGGGGCCGCCATGACGGCCATCGGGGCGCAGATTGAGAAGCACATTCAGGAAAAAGGCGAAGGCGATATCAATCCCGATATTCTGGCAGCGCGAGCGGCCATGGCGGGCGACAAAAAGTCCGACGCCGCCGAATAGATGGTGCTGCTAAAAACTAAAGCCGGATATCACCCCGGGTGATGCGGCCGTGAAGTGCGGTATCCAGGGGTATGAACTTGTCTGTTTCGGGATCCCTAAAATAAAGCGGGTCGCTGATATTTTCCGGATCATACCCCTCGGCTACCAAATCTACCTTGCGATGCTTAAACGTACCGGTAACGCCTATCTGTTTTTGTAGCCTCAAGAAAACAGGGCGCGCGTAAGAGGCCAACTCACGGTTAAGATGGTCCTGCAAAGCAGTAAAATCCGGATTACTCTCCACAACAAGAGAGACCATACCGGCACGCCCATCAGCACCCGGCACTTCAACACCGTAGACATTAGCCTCCTGCACACCGGGGAACACTGATAAGACTTCCGCTACTTCAGAAGTGGCCACATTCTCACCTTTCCAACGGAAAGTATCTCCAATGCGATCAACAAAATAAAAATAACCCCGCTCATCCTGCTGCAACAAATCGCCGGTGCGAAACCACATATCGCCCTCTTGAAAGACGTTGCGTAAAATCTTGCGCTCCGTCGCTTCACTATCGGCGTATCCCTCAAAGCGAGTGGTGGGGTCATCCGGATCTTTGTCAATCTGACCGATCATCTCTCCTACCTCATTAGGTTCGCACCGTATGCAGAATCCGTCCACACCGCGAACAGGCGTCTCAGTCTCAATATCAAAACGAACAATGTCTACATTAGAAGCCTTGCTCGCCCAACGCGGAATCCGACCCACCGCCCCAGGTGAACCATCCTGATTAAATAGCGCTACATTGCCCTCGGTTGCGCCGTAAAACTCAACAACTTTAGGTATCCTAAACCGCTTCTTAAAATCCTCCCAGATATCAGGCCGCAAACCATTACCCACCGCAAGACGGATTTGATGCAGGTTTTCATTGAAATTCTGCGGCCCGTTGAGTAAATAACGGCATAATTCACCAATATATTGAAACAATGTGGCCTCAAAGCGCACCGCATCCTCCCAAAATGACGAGACCGAAAAACGCTGCCGAATAATCACAGATCCACCCGCCATAAATGCTATCCCCACGGCACACACGCCTCCCGCCGAATGATACAGGGGCAACACAATCATCATCCTGTCTTTTGCTTTGGCGTTGGTCAGGGCAGCAAACCCTATCATCATATTTTTAATCCGACGGTGAGTGATATTGGCCGCTTTAGGGTTACCTGTCGTGCCGCTGGTGTATATGTAGAGGCATTTATCATCCATAGTTACAGCGGCGCGAACCTCCGGACCAAGAGGCGCACCGGACATGCTCTCCAAAGCCTCATCAAGATCGTGAGACCCCTGCACCTTGCCGCCGGTAGCCCACACCTCGATGGGTGAGTCAAGTTGATCAACCGCCGTTGCATAATTTTCTGCCAACTCCGCCCCTAACACGATATAACGCGCACCGGAGATGCCTAAAGAATAGGCCAACTGCTGTGACGACAAATTCGTGTTAATCAATGCTGCTATACCTCCCACCTTAATAATACCAAGCCACGCTATGAGATATTCCGGGCGATTTTCCATCATGAGGGCTACCACATCGCCCCGGCCAATACCTTGCGACTGTGCCCAACGTGCATATTGATTAGCAGCGGCATTAAATTCGCCGTATGTCCACGTGCGATTATCAAAAATAATAGCCGGACTATCCGGTGTCTTGCGGGCAAACTCTTCAACGATATCTACAATGGTGCGATCCCCCTCTTCCGTCGCCGCCTTTCTCACGCGCCGTAACACCCTGACTGTGCCGTAAAGAAAAGCCGCATCCGCACGTATCCGCTGCAAAAGTCCCATCTTTATTCCCTCTCTACTTTTTTGGCTATGGACCGCCTATGACAACCGTCTATTACAAAGGCCCCGCCCGAGATTATGCGCAAAAAACTACCGGGCAACAAGCCCTCTTAAGACAGGGTATGACTATCAACACTACCAACCCCTGAATAAACTTGTGAAAAGAGAGTGAAACGCCTAGAGTTGCGGAAATATTTACCAAGCGAGAGATCCTCATGACCCTTAAAGTTGCTGTTGTCGGTGCTACAGGAAATGTCGGCCATGAAATGCTGAACATTCTGTCTGAACGTAACTTTCCAGCGGAAGTGGTAGCTCTTGCCTCGCGCCGTTCTCAAGGACGGGAGGTCTCTTTCGGCGAAGACCACACCCTCAAAGTTAGGGCTCTTGAAAATTATGATTTTTCCGAAACAGACATAGCCCTGTTCTCTGCCGGTTCCGCCGTAGCCAAAGAATGGGGACCAAAGGTTGCCGATGCCGGTGCTGTGGTGATTGATAATTCATCCTGCTTTCGCACAGACCCCGATGTGCCTCTTGTGGTTCCGGAAGTCAACGGAGAGGCTCTGGCAGGCTATGCCAACAAAAATATTATCGCCAACCCTAACTGCTCTACGGCCCAGTTGGTGGTAGCCCTTAAGCCTCTGCATGACCGTGCCTGTATTCGCCGTGTAGTGGTCGCAACGTATCAATCGGTTTCCGGCAGCGGACGGGCTGCAATGGATGAATTGTTCTCCCAGACGCGCGGGATTTTCGTTAATGACCCGCCGGAATCCAAAGAGTTCACCAAGCAGATAGCGTTTAATGTCATCCCCCACTGCGGTGACTTTACCGATGACGGTGTCACCATGGAGGAATGGAAAATGATGGCCGAGGTGGAAAAAATACTAGATCCCGGTATTCGCCTAACGGCTACCTGTGTGCGGGTTCCCGTATTTGTGGGTCATTCGGAGGCTGTCAACATCGAGTTTGCCGAACCTCTTGACCCCGATGAGGCCCGTGAGATTTTGCGGGAGGCTCCAGGTTGTCTGGTGGTAGACAAGCAGGAGGATGGGGGATATGTCACCCCTGTTGAGTGTATTGGTGAATATGCCACGTTCATTTCACGTATTCGTCTTGACCCGACCATTGAGAATGGATTGAACTTGTGGGTGGTATCCGACAATCTGCGCAAGGGAGCGGCTCTTAATGCTATACAGATTGCCGAGATGCTCAATGCTAACTATCTAAAACAGGCGGCTTAGCAGTCATGGATTTTTTACGTTGGACCATTGGTGATGTAACCATTACCAAAATTGTGGAGATGGAGATAAAAGCAGGCGGACTGGATGCCCTGCTACCGGATGCCACACCGGAAGCTCTTAAGCCTATTTCATGGCTTCATCCCCATTTTGTTGATGATGAGGGTCATTTACTGATGAGCATTCACGGTCTTGTGGTTGAAACGCCCTCCAAGCGCATCATGGTGGATACCTGCATTGGTAACGACAAGAAAGACCGCATATTGAACTGGAGTAATTTGCAGACTGGTTTTATGGATGATATGCACGCTGCCGGATTTCCACCGGAGTCCATTGATATTGTGCTTTGCACCCATCTTCATGTTGACCATGTAGGCTGGAATACGCGTCTGGTGGAGGGCCAATGGGTACCTACTTTCCCCAATGCGCGTTATCTCATGGCGGACTCCGAATTCACCCACTGGCGCGATCAGGAAGAAGATGACGGAAGCCGTCAGGTGTTTGCCGATTCCGTACAACCGGTTTTTGAAGCCGGTCTTGTAGATTTAGTCGCACCGGACCATAAAATCTGCAAAGAGGTATGCCTCATCCCAACCCATGGTCACACACCCGGTCATGTAAGCGTGGTGATCCGCTCAAAAGGTGAAGAAGCCATAATTACCGGAGATTTCATTCACCACCCCTGCCAACTGGCTCGCGTGCACTGGTCCAGTATTGCAGATACGGACCCTGATGCGGCGGTGATTACAAGACGTCGGGTGTTTGAGAATTATGCGGGTAAATCCGCTCTTATGATTGGCACACACTTTCCCTATCCCACGGCGGGCACTATTGAGCGCGATGGGGACGGGTTTCTTTTGAAGACAAACAATTAAGGGAGCGTTTGCACCTCTTTTAGGTCTTAAGAGGCGGCCGACACCTCCCGGACGGCCTCAAGACGTCTCCGACGAGCGCCGAGTTTCAGGCTCGCGCTTTTCAGTTGACCGCAAGCGGCCATAATATCGCGTCCGCGCGGGGTCCGCACAGGGCTGGCATACCCCGCTCTGCTAATCACATCAGCAAAGTTTTTAATACGCGTTTTCGACGAGCACTCATACGGCGCACCGGGCCATGGGTTAAACGGTATGAGATTAATTTTTGCCGGTATACCTTTCAGCAACCGCACCAACTCCCGTGCATCCGCAACGCTGTCGTTGACATCCTGCAACATGACATATTCAAACGTAATCCGCCGTGCATTGGAAAGGCCCGGATACGCCCGACAGGCCTCCAGAACATCAGCAATCGGATATTTTCGGTTTAAGGGTACCAGTTCGTCACGCAAATCATCTCGCACCGCATGGAGGGAAATAGCCAACATAACCTCGGCTTCCCGCCCAATCCACGGTATCACCGGCACCACCCCCGCCGTAGAAAGCGTAATACGCCGACGAGATATAGCCAGACCATCACCATCGGCGGCAATCCGGAGCGCATCTCTTACATTTTCCGCATTATAAAGGGGCTCCCCCATGCCCATCATAACAATGTTAGATATTTTCCGATTGTCTGTTGGTCTGGGCCATTCTCCCAAAACATCACGGGCAACCAAAATCTGTCCTACGATCTCCGCTACCGTTAGATTGCGCACCAGCTTTTGCGTACCCGTATGACAAAAGCGACAAGTAAGAGTGCAACCTACCTGACTAGATAAACACAACGTCCCCCGCGTCTCTTCGGGGATATAAACCGTCTCAATCTCCCGGCCATCATTGACGCGCAACAACCATTTTATAGTGCCATCTTCCGATCGCTGCTCATGAACAATCTCCGGACGCTCAATGACAAACTGCTCTACCAGTTCAGCCCGCAACCCCTTGGAGAGGGTGGTAATGTCATCAATAGACCGCCAGCCCCTAATATAAAGCCCATTCCATATTTGATCACGGCGCATAGAGCGGCTGCGGGGCGCTATGGTCG
The sequence above is a segment of the Parvularculales bacterium genome. Coding sequences within it:
- a CDS encoding MBL fold metallo-hydrolase, which codes for MDFLRWTIGDVTITKIVEMEIKAGGLDALLPDATPEALKPISWLHPHFVDDEGHLLMSIHGLVVETPSKRIMVDTCIGNDKKDRILNWSNLQTGFMDDMHAAGFPPESIDIVLCTHLHVDHVGWNTRLVEGQWVPTFPNARYLMADSEFTHWRDQEEDDGSRQVFADSVQPVFEAGLVDLVAPDHKICKEVCLIPTHGHTPGHVSVVIRSKGEEAIITGDFIHHPCQLARVHWSSIADTDPDAAVITRRRVFENYAGKSALMIGTHFPYPTAGTIERDGDGFLLKTNN
- a CDS encoding LLM class flavin-dependent oxidoreductase, whose amino-acid sequence is MTAYRNKLRFGAFIAPFHALDENPTLAMERDMQLVEWMDTLGYDEAWIGEHHSAGFETIASPEVFIAAGAERTRHIRLGTGVSSLPYHHPLILADRINQLDHMTRGRTMFGVGPGALPSDAFMMGIDVQKQRDMMDEAIRVLVPLLRGETVTAKTDWFELKEARLQMTPYSRPHIEIAVASMVSPSGARAAGHFGLGLLSIGATTAGGFNALASNWNIAEDMAKENAAAMDRNAWRLVGPVHIAESNEQARKNVRFGLEKWLAYFRDVAALPLAPTDGDDPIDALIESGLAVIGTPDDCIAQLKRLEEASGGFGCFLQMSHNWADFEATKRSYELIARYVMPAFQSQNDTRQASYNWAGENHDTFTGAAMTAIGAQIEKHIQEKGEGDINPDILAARAAMAGDKKSDAAE
- the rlmN gene encoding 23S rRNA (adenine(2503)-C(2))-methyltransferase RlmN, with translation MMPVADLVTSLTVQPEGENLTGLTREQLATALEATTIAPRSRSMRRDQIWNGLYIRGWRSIDDITTLSKGLRAELVEQFVIERPEIVHEQRSEDGTIKWLLRVNDGREIETVYIPEETRGTLCLSSQVGCTLTCRFCHTGTQKLVRNLTVAEIVGQILVARDVLGEWPRPTDNRKISNIVMMGMGEPLYNAENVRDALRIAADGDGLAISRRRITLSTAGVVPVIPWIGREAEVMLAISLHAVRDDLRDELVPLNRKYPIADVLEACRAYPGLSNARRITFEYVMLQDVNDSVADARELVRLLKGIPAKINLIPFNPWPGAPYECSSKTRIKNFADVISRAGYASPVRTPRGRDIMAACGQLKSASLKLGARRRRLEAVREVSAAS
- a CDS encoding aspartate-semialdehyde dehydrogenase yields the protein MTLKVAVVGATGNVGHEMLNILSERNFPAEVVALASRRSQGREVSFGEDHTLKVRALENYDFSETDIALFSAGSAVAKEWGPKVADAGAVVIDNSSCFRTDPDVPLVVPEVNGEALAGYANKNIIANPNCSTAQLVVALKPLHDRACIRRVVVATYQSVSGSGRAAMDELFSQTRGIFVNDPPESKEFTKQIAFNVIPHCGDFTDDGVTMEEWKMMAEVEKILDPGIRLTATCVRVPVFVGHSEAVNIEFAEPLDPDEAREILREAPGCLVVDKQEDGGYVTPVECIGEYATFISRIRLDPTIENGLNLWVVSDNLRKGAALNAIQIAEMLNANYLKQAA
- a CDS encoding long-chain-acyl-CoA synthetase, yielding MGLLQRIRADAAFLYGTVRVLRRVRKAATEEGDRTIVDIVEEFARKTPDSPAIIFDNRTWTYGEFNAAANQYARWAQSQGIGRGDVVALMMENRPEYLIAWLGIIKVGGIAALINTNLSSQQLAYSLGISGARYIVLGAELAENYATAVDQLDSPIEVWATGGKVQGSHDLDEALESMSGAPLGPEVRAAVTMDDKCLYIYTSGTTGNPKAANITHRRIKNMMIGFAALTNAKAKDRMMIVLPLYHSAGGVCAVGIAFMAGGSVIIRQRFSVSSFWEDAVRFEATLFQYIGELCRYLLNGPQNFNENLHQIRLAVGNGLRPDIWEDFKKRFRIPKVVEFYGATEGNVALFNQDGSPGAVGRIPRWASKASNVDIVRFDIETETPVRGVDGFCIRCEPNEVGEMIGQIDKDPDDPTTRFEGYADSEATERKILRNVFQEGDMWFRTGDLLQQDERGYFYFVDRIGDTFRWKGENVATSEVAEVLSVFPGVQEANVYGVEVPGADGRAGMVSLVVESNPDFTALQDHLNRELASYARPVFLRLQKQIGVTGTFKHRKVDLVAEGYDPENISDPLYFRDPETDKFIPLDTALHGRITRGDIRL